A section of the Rhodobacteraceae bacterium M382 genome encodes:
- a CDS encoding ABC transporter permease, translating into MSTLPPILEEEIQKARHPAAEAWEMFARNHAAVLGLIVLIVITFGAIFGPLLYPTDPFEMVWAPFSPPGEEGFLLGTDYLGRDLVAMILNGARVSLIIGLAAAFVSIFIGVTIGALAGFYRGYVEEILMRITEFFQVLPTLLFSMVIVALFGASLPMITLAIGIVSWTAVARITRSEFLRIRELEYVKASRASGAKNMKLMFRVILPNALPPIIVQSALMVGSAILFEAGLSFLGLTDPNVVSWGQIIGSNRQYILDASYTVTFPGLAIFITVLAISLVGDGLNDALNPKLRQR; encoded by the coding sequence ATGAGCACCCTGCCCCCAATCCTCGAAGAGGAAATTCAAAAGGCCCGACATCCGGCAGCGGAAGCTTGGGAAATGTTTGCCCGCAACCATGCTGCAGTTCTGGGTCTGATCGTACTGATCGTGATCACCTTTGGAGCCATATTCGGCCCGTTACTATACCCGACGGACCCGTTTGAAATGGTCTGGGCACCGTTTTCTCCCCCCGGCGAGGAAGGTTTCCTGTTGGGCACTGATTACCTGGGGCGCGATCTTGTCGCGATGATCCTGAACGGAGCGCGCGTCTCTCTGATTATCGGCCTCGCTGCGGCCTTCGTGTCGATTTTCATTGGCGTGACGATCGGTGCATTGGCTGGGTTCTATCGGGGTTATGTCGAAGAAATCCTGATGCGGATCACCGAATTCTTCCAAGTGCTGCCGACCTTGCTGTTCTCGATGGTCATTGTCGCGCTATTCGGCGCGAGCCTGCCAATGATCACCTTGGCAATCGGCATCGTGAGCTGGACGGCCGTGGCCCGGATCACCCGATCCGAGTTTCTGCGCATCCGAGAGCTGGAATACGTCAAGGCGTCACGTGCGTCCGGAGCCAAAAACATGAAGCTGATGTTTCGTGTGATCCTGCCCAACGCTTTGCCGCCGATCATCGTGCAATCCGCTTTGATGGTGGGTTCGGCAATTCTGTTTGAGGCGGGCCTGTCCTTTCTAGGCCTCACAGATCCCAACGTTGTCAGTTGGGGACAAATCATCGGCTCCAACAGACAATATATTCTGGACGCCAGCTATACCGTTACATTCCCCGGTTTGGCAATTTTCATAACCGTTCTGGCAATTTCACTCGTGGGTGACGGGCTGAACGACGCGCTCAACCCGAAACTGAGGCAACGCTGA
- a CDS encoding amidohydrolase: protein MTKTTIYCARKILTMNPNQPEVSHVAVRDGRILGAGSLSDLTPWGTYELDERFADKVLMPGFVEGHAHTMEGTLWRNVYVGWFDRTDPDGKTWSGLQTIDAVIARLSEEETKLTDPNAPLAGWSLDPIYMNNERVTRHDLDRVSTTRPIGVLHASGHIMNVNSKALELAGLLKPGVNHPGIPLGDGGLPKGELYGPDAMTPVGPFVGFDRSLTDCDERGLRDYAKLCVRAGVTTCTDLAARLEDESVDMMLRVTGEDSFPACIVPLKVFLGMSAEEIVGYVLKLKERSTDRLRLGRIKAIADGSIQGFSARMRWPGYHNGAPNGLWYTAPEQMSDLYHRALAAGVQVHTHTNGDQATQMALDMLEPALKAHPSADHRFTMQHCQLADAAQFRKMAKLDMCVNLFANHHFFWGDEHYRLTVGPERAERMNACRTALDTGVPMTIHSDAPVTPLGPLFTAWCAVNRITASGRVLGAGEKIDVDAALRAITLGAAYTLHMDGEVGSIEVGKRADFAVLEDDPTGVEPGSLKDIGVWGTVQGGRIFSVDDL from the coding sequence ATGACCAAAACGACCATTTATTGCGCGCGTAAGATACTGACGATGAACCCGAACCAACCCGAGGTCAGCCATGTGGCGGTGCGGGATGGCCGCATTCTCGGGGCCGGCAGCCTGAGCGACCTGACACCTTGGGGCACCTATGAACTGGATGAGCGTTTTGCCGACAAGGTGCTGATGCCAGGCTTTGTTGAGGGCCATGCCCACACCATGGAAGGTACGCTTTGGCGCAATGTCTATGTCGGCTGGTTTGATCGGACGGACCCGGACGGGAAAACTTGGTCGGGATTGCAGACAATTGATGCTGTAATCGCGCGGCTCAGCGAAGAAGAAACCAAGCTGACCGATCCAAATGCACCGTTGGCGGGTTGGTCGTTGGACCCGATTTACATGAACAACGAACGTGTCACACGGCACGATCTGGACCGCGTTTCAACCACTCGGCCAATTGGTGTATTGCACGCGTCGGGCCACATCATGAACGTGAATTCGAAGGCGTTGGAACTGGCTGGGTTGCTGAAGCCGGGTGTCAACCATCCCGGCATTCCCTTGGGTGACGGTGGCCTGCCCAAGGGCGAGCTGTATGGGCCCGACGCAATGACCCCGGTCGGGCCATTTGTAGGGTTTGACAGATCACTGACCGATTGTGATGAAAGAGGTTTGCGAGATTACGCCAAACTCTGCGTCCGCGCTGGTGTCACCACTTGCACCGATCTCGCCGCACGGCTGGAAGACGAAAGCGTGGACATGATGTTGCGCGTCACCGGCGAAGACAGTTTCCCCGCCTGTATCGTCCCTCTGAAAGTGTTTCTTGGAATGTCGGCAGAAGAGATCGTCGGCTATGTTCTGAAGCTCAAAGAGAGATCGACGGACCGCTTGCGTCTTGGGCGGATCAAGGCCATCGCCGATGGGTCAATTCAGGGTTTTTCTGCGAGAATGCGCTGGCCGGGTTACCATAACGGTGCCCCAAACGGGTTGTGGTATACCGCGCCTGAACAGATGTCGGATCTGTACCACCGCGCGCTTGCAGCCGGGGTTCAGGTACACACTCACACAAATGGTGATCAGGCGACACAAATGGCGTTGGATATGCTTGAGCCGGCTCTGAAGGCGCACCCAAGCGCTGACCATCGTTTTACCATGCAACATTGCCAATTGGCTGATGCAGCGCAATTTCGCAAAATGGCCAAACTCGATATGTGCGTGAACCTGTTTGCAAACCATCATTTCTTTTGGGGCGATGAACATTACCGTCTGACGGTTGGTCCTGAGCGGGCCGAACGCATGAATGCCTGTCGTACAGCTTTGGACACGGGCGTGCCAATGACAATCCATTCAGACGCTCCGGTCACCCCACTTGGCCCCTTGTTCACGGCATGGTGCGCCGTCAACCGGATCACTGCATCTGGACGTGTTCTGGGGGCGGGCGAGAAGATCGACGTTGACGCTGCCCTGCGGGCCATCACTCTGGGTGCCGCGTACACGTTGCACATGGACGGAGAAGTTGGCTCGATCGAGGTTGGAAAACGGGCAGACTTTGCAGTTCTGGAGGATGACCCTACTGGCGTAGAGCCGGGGTCTCTGAAGGATATTGGCGTATGGGGCACTGTGCAGGGGGGGCGGATCTTTTCGGTGGATGACCTGTGA
- a CDS encoding GTP-binding protein, which translates to MTQDTALLPVLTIGGYLGSGKTTLVNHLLRNADGRRLAVLVNEFGDLPIDEDLIEAEDDSLISIAGGCICCSFGNDLLGALTSMTQMSPPPDTVIIESSGVAIPGAIVASLSLLPGLTSDGIVVVVDAETVRKAALDEYIGDTILRQISDAECIIINKLDLVSEETAQQVADWITEAAPAAIQIPTQHGQVLPDALLGLITSPGTGQNAAHSDSLFESLVLIPTGPVNAEALAKSLTKGSLGVIRAKGFVTDADNQPWLIQTVGKRWSVQRTNDMSALGVICLGFQGRLDRAFLSKEFRVTPD; encoded by the coding sequence GTGACACAAGACACCGCTCTTCTCCCGGTGCTGACAATTGGGGGGTATCTCGGTTCCGGAAAAACAACGCTGGTAAACCATCTTCTACGCAACGCAGACGGCAGACGCCTGGCAGTTCTGGTTAACGAATTTGGCGATCTGCCCATTGACGAAGACCTGATCGAAGCCGAAGACGATAGCCTGATCTCGATCGCGGGAGGTTGCATTTGCTGTTCATTTGGCAACGACCTGCTTGGTGCATTGACCTCAATGACTCAGATGTCTCCCCCGCCAGACACGGTCATAATCGAAAGCTCCGGCGTAGCGATACCTGGGGCGATTGTAGCCAGCCTGTCTTTGTTGCCGGGCCTGACTTCGGACGGGATCGTGGTTGTTGTCGATGCGGAAACCGTGCGAAAGGCAGCATTAGATGAGTATATCGGCGACACGATCCTAAGGCAGATTTCCGATGCAGAATGCATCATCATCAACAAACTTGACCTCGTTTCGGAAGAGACTGCACAGCAGGTAGCGGACTGGATAACCGAAGCTGCACCCGCCGCCATTCAAATTCCGACGCAACATGGGCAGGTCCTTCCCGACGCTCTTTTGGGTTTGATCACGTCACCGGGCACGGGACAAAACGCTGCGCATTCGGATTCGCTTTTTGAAAGCCTGGTTCTGATCCCAACGGGGCCAGTGAATGCCGAGGCTCTTGCGAAATCACTAACCAAAGGGAGCTTGGGGGTGATCCGGGCCAAGGGCTTTGTTACAGACGCGGATAATCAGCCTTGGTTGATCCAGACAGTTGGGAAACGTTGGAGTGTTCAACGGACAAATGACATGTCCGCTTTGGGTGTTATTTGCCTTGGCTTCCAAGGGCGACTAGATCGAGCGTTTCTAAGCAAAGAGTTTAGGGTGACCCCGGATTGA
- a CDS encoding ABC transporter substrate-binding protein — protein MKHALKGLVTATALAAVMATGAVSADEPKRGGTLLTTLQQNPRNLNPAVQSGTVTGFPGAQLFASPLRYDDDWTPQPYLAESWSVSDDGLTVTLNLVKNAKFHDGHPITSSDVAFSVKVIQEKHPFKAMFAPVASVDTPDDHTAILNLDRPHPALMLAMSGQLMSIIPEHIYGDGQDPKSHPRNNADVVGSGPFKLVEFKNGEHVILERFDDFFIEGRPYLDKIVMRIITDPAARAIALENGELHFSGFESLPRIINRLKKVDGLNVTADGYGAIGPLDWLAINTTKGPLADKRVRQAIAYAVDRNFIQKALMQGTASDALTGIHPDSPFYEADVNPYDLDLDKANALLDEAGFAKGSDGMRFGLTIDFGWPDVKPQVEYTKAALKKVGIDVTVRASADFPAWAKRMGTMDFELSWDTVFNWGDPVIGVHRTYLSSNIAKGVWSNTQGYSNASVDEILAAAAVETDSDKRKALYSQFQKIVNDEVPLYFTNTLPYHTVYSDKVGNPPIGIWGTSTPIDNMYLK, from the coding sequence GTGAAACACGCACTCAAGGGCCTAGTGACAGCGACCGCACTCGCTGCGGTTATGGCGACCGGCGCGGTGTCGGCTGACGAACCCAAGCGGGGCGGCACGCTGTTGACGACACTTCAGCAGAACCCACGAAACCTGAACCCTGCGGTCCAGTCCGGAACCGTGACCGGCTTTCCGGGTGCGCAGCTGTTTGCGTCACCTCTGCGCTATGACGATGATTGGACCCCGCAGCCCTACCTGGCTGAAAGCTGGAGCGTATCGGACGATGGCCTCACGGTTACACTGAACCTGGTCAAGAACGCGAAATTCCATGACGGCCACCCAATCACGTCCAGCGATGTTGCGTTTTCGGTCAAGGTTATTCAGGAAAAACATCCATTTAAGGCGATGTTTGCACCTGTGGCATCGGTCGACACCCCGGATGATCACACGGCAATTTTGAACCTCGACAGACCGCATCCGGCCCTGATGCTGGCCATGTCCGGACAGCTGATGTCGATTATTCCAGAGCATATTTACGGCGATGGGCAAGATCCCAAGTCGCATCCGCGTAACAATGCAGATGTTGTCGGGTCAGGCCCGTTCAAACTGGTAGAGTTCAAGAACGGCGAGCATGTCATTCTGGAGCGGTTTGACGATTTCTTCATCGAGGGGCGGCCCTATCTCGACAAGATCGTGATGCGCATCATCACCGATCCAGCAGCCCGTGCCATCGCATTGGAAAACGGCGAGCTGCACTTTTCGGGTTTCGAATCCTTGCCACGTATCATCAACCGCCTAAAGAAGGTCGATGGGTTGAATGTGACTGCAGATGGGTACGGTGCCATTGGCCCGCTTGACTGGCTGGCGATCAACACCACCAAGGGACCGCTCGCGGACAAACGCGTGCGTCAGGCCATTGCATATGCAGTAGACCGCAATTTCATCCAAAAGGCCCTGATGCAGGGAACGGCATCCGACGCCCTGACAGGCATTCACCCAGACAGCCCGTTCTATGAAGCAGACGTTAATCCATATGATCTGGATCTCGACAAGGCAAACGCGCTTTTGGATGAGGCTGGATTCGCCAAAGGGTCGGACGGAATGCGCTTTGGTCTGACAATTGACTTTGGTTGGCCCGATGTGAAACCGCAGGTCGAATACACCAAAGCCGCCCTGAAGAAAGTAGGCATTGATGTAACTGTACGGGCCTCGGCCGACTTTCCAGCATGGGCCAAACGCATGGGCACAATGGATTTCGAATTGAGCTGGGATACAGTGTTCAACTGGGGTGACCCAGTGATTGGTGTGCACCGGACCTATTTGTCCTCGAACATCGCCAAGGGCGTTTGGTCGAATACCCAAGGCTATTCAAATGCCTCGGTTGATGAGATCCTTGCCGCCGCAGCGGTCGAAACGGACAGCGACAAACGCAAAGCACTCTACTCGCAGTTCCAGAAGATCGTGAACGACGAAGTGCCGCTCTACTTCACCAACACCCTGCCTTACCACACGGTCTATTCAGACAAGGTCGGAAATCCACCGATTGGCATCTGGGGCACGTCGACTCCGATCGACAATATGTACCTGAAGTAA
- a CDS encoding ABC transporter permease has product MRFLQTTLTRVFYAVLLLLAVLVLNFSLMHLAPGDVADTISQSMGGADQEVLDEIRRDYGLDKPFIVQLGRYIGNVLQFDLGYSFFYNQSVTSLILGKLPATLLLVISAQLLALILGVVMGVYSARKPNGIVSHFVTLFALFGYSAPVFWTGILLLIGFSLHIQWFPVAGMRDVTIEGGFFAQAADIARHLVLPMITLSSIFIALYSRLSRATMMETLGSDYVRTAKAKGLTTRQVVYKHALKNSLSPVITLAGLQFSAVVSGAVLVEAVFSWPGLGTLAFQSIIARDTPTILGILFFSALVVIIGNLLTDAAHRLVDPRIGGRK; this is encoded by the coding sequence TTGAGATTCCTACAGACAACCCTTACCCGAGTTTTCTACGCCGTGCTGCTGTTGCTAGCCGTGTTGGTTCTGAATTTCTCTTTGATGCATTTGGCCCCGGGCGATGTTGCGGATACGATTTCGCAATCCATGGGCGGAGCCGACCAGGAAGTGCTGGACGAAATCCGTAGGGATTACGGATTGGACAAGCCTTTCATCGTGCAGCTGGGCCGATATATAGGAAACGTCCTGCAATTCGATCTGGGGTATTCGTTCTTCTATAACCAGAGCGTAACAAGCCTCATTCTGGGTAAGCTTCCCGCTACGTTGTTGTTGGTCATCAGCGCGCAATTGCTGGCTCTGATCCTGGGCGTGGTGATGGGTGTTTACTCGGCCCGCAAGCCCAATGGCATTGTCAGCCACTTCGTGACGCTGTTTGCCCTGTTTGGATATTCCGCGCCGGTCTTCTGGACAGGCATACTGCTTCTGATCGGTTTTTCCCTGCACATCCAGTGGTTCCCTGTGGCAGGAATGCGCGATGTGACCATTGAAGGCGGCTTCTTTGCCCAAGCTGCAGATATCGCCCGCCATCTGGTTTTGCCGATGATCACCCTGTCCTCCATTTTCATAGCTTTGTATTCCCGTCTGTCACGCGCAACGATGATGGAAACTTTGGGATCGGATTATGTCCGCACCGCCAAAGCCAAGGGCCTGACGACCCGGCAAGTGGTTTACAAACACGCTCTGAAAAATTCGCTGTCACCGGTGATTACACTGGCTGGTTTGCAATTCTCCGCTGTGGTGTCCGGCGCTGTTCTGGTTGAGGCGGTGTTCAGTTGGCCGGGTCTTGGCACTTTGGCGTTCCAATCAATTATCGCACGTGACACGCCAACCATTCTGGGCATCCTGTTTTTCTCGGCCTTGGTCGTGATTATCGGCAATCTGTTAACAGACGCAGCCCACCGGCTGGTTGATCCGCGCATTGGAGGCCGAAAATGA
- a CDS encoding ATP-binding cassette domain-containing protein, protein MGNDKINAPILTVENLGVRFSVKRGGTFGKRAFLHAVDDVSFSVNKGETLAIVGESGSGKTTAALAVARLVEAYTGHVNLDGHDILNMDGEDLRQARTKVQFIFQDPYSSLNPRQRAEDIVREPLDSLTDTTLSEQREIVDKLFSAVGLRPEQRRLFPHQFSGGQRQRIGIARALATQPELIICDEPVSALDVAVQAQILNLLRDLQTEFGLTYLFISHDLGVVQHMSDAIAVMYMGKIVEHADRLSLFNNPLHPYTAALLSAVPSVDSKRRAETKRILIPGDPPDPVNLPKGCRFANRCPVAQDICRQSEPELIDRGEGHRVACHLIDNTKTPLL, encoded by the coding sequence ATGGGAAATGACAAAATCAACGCCCCCATTTTGACCGTCGAAAACCTGGGCGTTCGCTTCTCGGTCAAACGCGGCGGCACCTTTGGAAAGCGGGCGTTCTTGCACGCCGTAGACGACGTTTCCTTTAGCGTCAACAAGGGTGAAACCCTTGCCATCGTTGGTGAGAGCGGGTCCGGAAAAACAACAGCTGCTTTGGCCGTGGCCCGGCTTGTTGAGGCCTATACTGGTCATGTGAACCTGGATGGCCACGACATTCTGAACATGGACGGCGAAGACCTGCGCCAGGCGCGCACCAAGGTTCAGTTCATCTTTCAAGACCCTTACTCCAGCCTCAATCCTCGCCAACGCGCCGAGGATATCGTCCGCGAGCCGCTGGACAGCCTGACGGATACGACGCTGAGTGAGCAACGTGAAATCGTTGACAAATTGTTCTCTGCAGTTGGCCTGCGCCCAGAACAAAGACGGCTATTTCCACACCAATTCTCTGGCGGGCAACGTCAGCGGATCGGCATTGCCCGGGCACTGGCTACACAGCCAGAACTGATCATTTGCGATGAGCCCGTTTCCGCGCTTGATGTGGCGGTTCAGGCGCAAATCCTGAACCTGTTGCGCGACCTGCAGACAGAATTCGGGCTGACCTACCTGTTCATCAGCCATGACTTGGGTGTTGTTCAACACATGTCCGACGCCATCGCTGTGATGTACATGGGTAAGATCGTCGAACATGCCGACCGGCTTAGCCTTTTCAACAACCCACTGCACCCTTACACTGCTGCGTTGCTGTCTGCAGTGCCTTCGGTCGACAGCAAACGACGCGCCGAAACCAAACGCATTCTCATTCCTGGCGACCCACCCGATCCCGTAAATCTTCCCAAAGGGTGCCGCTTTGCCAACCGATGCCCGGTGGCCCAAGATATCTGTCGTCAATCTGAGCCCGAGTTGATTGACCGCGGAGAAGGTCACCGCGTCGCCTGCCACCTAATTGACAACACGAAAACACCACTTCTCTAA
- a CDS encoding DUF3833 domain-containing protein, translated as MKILTAILVLAMLIVLAKTLFLSFQAQSPLDYAKTNPAFDIKKHLSGAILSEGLIFGPTGKMTSSFVAEMVGEWDGDTGTLTEHFTYSNGAVQNRKWFLTLGPGNTFTATADDIIGEAKGEVSGSTATLTYKIVLPEDAGGHVLNVTDWMYLTDNGTIMNKSEMRKFGIKVAELVATMRPSPIGKD; from the coding sequence ATGAAAATTCTGACCGCCATTCTTGTTCTTGCGATGCTGATCGTTCTCGCCAAAACGCTTTTTCTCAGCTTTCAGGCGCAATCACCATTAGATTATGCCAAGACAAACCCAGCATTCGATATCAAGAAGCACCTGTCAGGAGCCATCCTGTCCGAAGGGCTGATTTTCGGACCAACCGGCAAGATGACCAGCAGCTTTGTTGCAGAAATGGTCGGAGAATGGGACGGTGACACCGGCACGTTGACCGAGCATTTCACCTATTCGAACGGCGCAGTGCAGAACAGAAAATGGTTTCTGACACTGGGGCCGGGGAATACGTTCACCGCCACCGCGGATGACATCATAGGAGAAGCCAAGGGCGAGGTTTCGGGGTCCACGGCGACGCTGACGTACAAGATCGTTCTTCCAGAAGACGCCGGAGGGCATGTTCTGAACGTCACCGACTGGATGTATCTGACCGACAACGGAACAATCATGAACAAGTCTGAAATGCGAAAATTCGGCATCAAGGTCGCTGAACTGGTCGCAACCATGCGCCCGTCACCTATCGGCAAAGACTGA
- a CDS encoding ABC transporter ATP-binding protein gives MANPLLKIENLRIELTTRDGVAPVIDDLSFELGQNEAISFVGESGCGKSMTALAIMGLLPEKIGRVASGSILFDGEELTQASDARLREIRGNEISMIFQEPMTSLNPVYSVGEQIAEVIRAHQGLSKKAAWDMAADLLDAVRIPNARKRVGDYPFQMSGGQRQRVMIAIALACQPKILIADEPTTALDVTVQAQIFDLLRDLRKETGTSIIMITHDMGAVAEMAERMIVMYAGRGAEIGPVDQIIEHARHPYTKGLISCVPHIISQLTEDRERLTEVPGIVPGLAQFGRDMCLFASRCNIRSGRCLEERPPMQRFKNGQLAACWHAEDV, from the coding sequence ATGGCTAATCCGCTTCTAAAAATCGAAAACCTCAGGATCGAATTGACGACACGTGACGGGGTCGCTCCGGTGATTGATGATCTGTCGTTCGAGCTGGGCCAAAATGAAGCCATCAGCTTTGTCGGCGAGAGCGGCTGCGGCAAGTCGATGACCGCATTGGCAATTATGGGGCTTTTACCAGAGAAGATCGGGCGCGTTGCCAGCGGGTCTATCCTGTTTGACGGAGAGGAGTTGACGCAAGCCAGCGACGCCCGTCTCAGGGAAATTCGCGGTAACGAGATCTCTATGATCTTTCAGGAACCAATGACCTCTCTCAATCCGGTGTATTCTGTTGGTGAACAGATTGCCGAGGTAATTCGGGCGCATCAGGGGCTGAGCAAAAAGGCGGCATGGGATATGGCCGCTGATCTTCTGGATGCGGTCAGAATTCCCAATGCACGCAAACGGGTGGGCGACTACCCGTTCCAGATGTCGGGGGGGCAGCGTCAACGGGTGATGATTGCCATCGCGCTCGCCTGCCAGCCGAAAATTCTGATCGCCGACGAACCGACCACGGCGCTTGATGTAACGGTTCAAGCTCAAATCTTCGATCTGCTGCGTGACTTGCGCAAAGAGACCGGCACTTCGATCATCATGATCACCCATGACATGGGGGCCGTGGCGGAAATGGCCGAACGAATGATCGTCATGTATGCTGGCCGGGGTGCCGAAATCGGCCCTGTGGACCAGATCATCGAACACGCCCGCCATCCATATACCAAAGGGTTGATTTCCTGTGTGCCTCATATCATCAGCCAACTGACCGAGGACCGCGAGCGCCTGACCGAAGTTCCGGGCATTGTCCCCGGCCTGGCCCAGTTCGGTCGTGACATGTGCCTGTTTGCATCACGATGCAATATCCGGTCAGGCCGATGCCTGGAGGAGCGCCCACCGATGCAGCGTTTTAAAAATGGTCAGCTCGCCGCTTGTTGGCATGCGGAGGACGTGTAA
- a CDS encoding LysR family transcriptional regulator, which yields MLNFTLKQLRYVEAAGRLGSIAKAATELSISQSSITAAIDALEQSLDYDIFVRTPAKGIQATPSGLETLHLIKGFLDQSRHFEGEIQSVGSDAAGLVRMACYATAAPSFLPPILKAITEEFPGISIKLLEGNMATTMEFLSEGEADLVFTYGEVTDNRHNFMPLFEAPAYALVSCHDPAADDDSITFADLAQRPMVLLDLPRTKDYFLGMFKARGLNPNVVHTSRSSEICRSLVASGFGFSILNILPPEALGKGSPYRALPIQDAGPAPVFGIATMTGARQPKTVRAIIETCLRLKSRESFSEITV from the coding sequence ATGCTGAACTTCACACTCAAGCAGTTGCGCTATGTCGAGGCCGCCGGTCGCCTTGGCTCCATCGCCAAGGCCGCGACAGAGTTGAGTATCTCACAAAGCTCTATTACAGCGGCCATTGATGCGCTGGAGCAATCGCTGGACTATGATATCTTTGTGCGCACCCCAGCCAAAGGTATTCAGGCCACGCCATCCGGGCTGGAAACGCTGCATCTCATCAAAGGTTTTCTGGATCAATCACGGCATTTCGAAGGTGAAATCCAATCGGTGGGCAGCGACGCCGCCGGTTTGGTACGCATGGCCTGTTATGCGACCGCCGCGCCATCGTTTTTGCCGCCGATCCTCAAGGCAATTACAGAAGAATTTCCTGGGATTTCCATCAAACTGCTAGAAGGCAACATGGCCACGACCATGGAGTTCCTGTCCGAGGGCGAGGCCGATCTGGTGTTTACCTATGGCGAGGTTACTGACAATCGACACAACTTTATGCCGTTGTTCGAAGCACCTGCATACGCGCTCGTATCCTGTCACGATCCAGCTGCTGATGACGACAGTATCACGTTTGCGGATTTGGCCCAACGGCCTATGGTCCTGCTGGATCTGCCACGGACCAAGGACTATTTCCTTGGTATGTTCAAGGCCCGTGGACTAAATCCAAACGTTGTCCACACCAGCCGCTCATCCGAGATTTGCCGAAGCCTTGTCGCCAGTGGATTTGGCTTCTCGATCTTGAACATCCTGCCTCCCGAAGCACTGGGAAAGGGGTCGCCTTACCGTGCTTTACCGATTCAGGATGCGGGCCCAGCGCCCGTCTTTGGGATTGCGACGATGACGGGGGCACGCCAGCCCAAAACCGTGCGGGCCATTATCGAAACCTGTCTTCGCCTCAAGTCACGAGAAAGTTTTTCGGAAATCACGGTTTGA